A genomic window from Schistocerca serialis cubense isolate TAMUIC-IGC-003099 chromosome 4, iqSchSeri2.2, whole genome shotgun sequence includes:
- the LOC126473798 gene encoding mRNA-decapping enzyme 1A, whose amino-acid sequence MMADVMERMNYAALKRVDPYVKDIIDTATHVALYTFNGDFSEWERTDVEGALFVYSRSGEPYHGVLIMNRLNTNNLVEPILQGLEFQLQEPFLLYRNPRSRIYGIWFYEKDECVRIASVLDKLVKEVSNPKKLTMIPSMGNKSSGGIGVDIFSMLSKAQEDFDSNKSSIKNKSVDVKSSVSQSQDAPPQSVVDFFAKASGGASHFTAEKSAKPQALFVNHPARTALLPDGSDGNNFQPLLQRLMSNPAHSVEHIEKQQRSVTPNTEISTVSSNKAKQQISDGIKAVNDGNIKLRPISCSNVCEKPGRLVLDSTKNLQEQQHMKNSGALDIENGMNILRISSPNSTGSLPPPFFGGTVPSVPVVDCSTTDRPLSAPLCSNAETQKVALMPPTMFTSSVAKETANLEFVNNVLPLNSKTEISGPVSSSNAMLSSDCSIPIKPEPLTKNQLLQAVTYLLKNDPDFVHKLHEAYVKSFSELVH is encoded by the coding sequence ATGATGGCCGATGTAATGGAACGAATGAACTATGCAGCGTTGAAGAGAGTGGATCCGTACGTTAAAGATATTATTGATACGGCGACTCATGTTGCGTTATATACTTTTAACGGAGATTTTAGTGAATGGGAAAGGACTGATGTGGAGGGAGCCTTGTTCGTGTACAGTCGTAGTGGAGAACCATATCATGGTGTGCTTATTATGAACAGACTCAATACAAACAATCTAGTGGAACCTATATTGCAGGGTCTAGAGTTTCAGTTACAGGAGCCATTTCTTTTGTATAGAAACCCCAGAAGTCGGATTTATGGAATTTGGTTTTATGAGAAGGACGAATGTGTTCGAATAGCGTCTGTATTAGACAAGCTCGTGAAGGAAGTGTCAAATCCCAAGAAGTTAACCATGATTCCTTCAATGGGCAATAAAAGTTCTGGTGGGATCGGTGTTGATATCTTTAGTATGCTCAGTAAAGCACAAGAAGACTTCGATTCAAATAAATCGTCAATTAAAAACAAGTCAGTGGACGTGAAATCTTCAGTTTCACAGAGCCAGGATGCTCCACCCCAAAGTGTTGTAGACTTTTTCGCCAAAGCAAGTGGTGGTGCGTCCCATTTTACTGCCGAAAAATCTGCTAAGCCCCAAGCCCTCTTTGTTAACCATCCAGCGAGAACAGCGTTGTTACCAGATGGCAGTGATGGGAAcaattttcaaccactgcttcaacGTCTGATGTCAAATCCTGCACATAGTGTTGAGCACATTGAAAAACAGCAGCGGTCTGTTACCCCCAATACAGAGATCTCCACAGTGTCCAGTAATAAGGCAAAGCAGCAGATTAGCGACGGTATTAAAGCTGTCAATGATGGAAATATCAAACTCAGACCAATTTCCTGCAGTAATGTGTGTGAGAAACCTGGCAGGTTGGTGTTGGACAGTACCAAAAATCTCCAAGAGCAGCAACATATGAAGAACAGTGGTGCATTAGATATTGAGAATGGTATGAACATTCTACGAATTTCTTCTCCAAACTCTACAGGGAGCCTTCCACCTCCATTTTTTGGTGGCACTGTTCCTAGTGTTCCTGTTGTGGACTGCAGCACTACTGACCGTCCTCTCTCAGCGCCCCTTTGTTCTAATGCAGAAACACAGAAAGtagccctgatgccacctactatGTTCACCTCTTCAGTAGCAAAAGAAACAGCAAACCTTGAGTTTGTGAATAATGTTTTGCCATTGAATTCAAAAACAGAAATATCAGGTCCTGTTAGTAGTAGTAATGCTATGCTCTCTAGTGACTGCAGTATTCCTATTAAGCCAGAACCTTTAACAAAAAATCAACTGTTGCAAGCAGTTACTTATTTATTAAAGAATGATCCGGATTTTGTGCACAAGTTGCATGAGGCATATGTGAAGTCATTTTCTGAATTGGTACATTAA